CATATAAATCTGGTAGGTAGGCATACCGCCGAACATGGCGTTGGTCCAGATGGGTTGGATACCCGTACTGTCGTGGTAAGCGCGCGCTTCCTGCGACATGCCTTTCCAGGATACGTTATCCGTCTGCCGCAGTTCCATGTCGTTCAACACAGGTGAGCAGAACAGGAAAGCTAATCCCAGGAAGATCAGGATGGCATACACATGTTTCAGAAGGCCTTTTTGCCAGTTTTGTTGCATCGGGTTTTTCCGGTTTAGTTTTTAAAAGAATCCAAAATAACTGTATTTTATCCGAAATTTCAATATGAGGCTCGTCCGCTTTCTCATAAAATTGAGCTTTATCTGTAATATCTGCTTTCTGCTCGGGTACTTCGTCCGGATGATGGGCGATCCCGAGGCCTGGAGCTTCCTCACCAAACACGTCACCATCCTCGGCTGGCTCGTGGCAGCCCCGCTCAACATCCTCACCGTCCTCATCGCCGTGGTAATGCTACTGTTGAAAAAGGTGCGTTTTGCAGACATCCATCCATATATTTTTGTGCTGAATGTGCTTATCTTGCTCATCCAACTCGCATCACCTATATGATTACCAATATTTTAAAAGATAAACCTACCCGGGTATTCATCATACTGGCCGGCATTTTCGTGGCCAACGCCCTCATCGCCGAAATTATCGGGGTCAAGATATTCTCCCTGGAAGGCACCTTCGGCATGAGCCCCGTGAACATCATGATCTTCGGTGACGCCTACAGCTTCAATATGACCGCCGGCGTGCTGTTATGGCCCGTTGTGTTTATCATGACCGATATCATCAACGAGTATTTCGGGGTGAAAGGTGTCCGTTTCCTGTCGTACCTCACCGCTGCCCTGATTGCTTTCGCGTTTATCGTTTTCTACATCGCCATCCGCCTCGAACCGGCCGCATTCTTCGTCACCAGCAAGGCGGAAGCCGGCGTCCCGGATATGGATGCGGCTTACGGGCAGATCCTGGGGCAGGGCTCCATGATCATTATCGCCTCGCTCACGGCCTTTTTGCTGGGGCAGCTGGTGGATGTGTTCACTTTCCATAAAATCAAGAAAATGACCGGCGAAGGCAAGATCTGGCTCCGCGCCACCGGCTCGACGCTTGTTTCCCAGCTCATCGATTCGTTCGTGGTGCTGTTCTGCGCCTTCCACCTGTTCCCCATCCTCACCGGTCAAAAAGGGCAAGCCTGGCCGCTGGGGTTGGTTATCAGCGTCTGCATCATCAATTACATCTATAAATTCACGGTCGCCATCGTGCTCACGCCGGTCATTTATTGGGTCCACGGTATCATCGAACGGTACCTGGGGCACGATCTGGCGGCGGAAATGAAGCGGGCGGCCATGAACCGCTAATCATACTACTATCACATGTCTCAGTTTACAGTCCGTGTGTACGGCATTTTATTCAACGAAAAGAAACAGGTGCTCGTGAGCGACGAGTACATCCGCGGTGGTTATTACACCAAATTCCCCGGCGGCGGCCTAGAATTCGGGGAAGGCACGCTGGAATGCATTGTAAGGGAATGGAAGGAAGAGGTGAACCAGGATGTGGAAGTGGTTGAGCATATCTATACCACCGACTTTTTCCAGATCTCCGCTTTCGATAACGTGAACCAGATCATCTCCATTTATTATTTGCTGAAGGCCGTTTCGCCCTTCGTGGCGCCTTTGCTGGAAAGGCCGTTCGGGTTTGAGATCCCGGAGGGGGCAAGCCAGGTGGAAGGGTTAAGATGGGTGGATTGGGAAGACTTTTCCTCAGCAACGGTTTCCCTGCCGATCGACAAGGTGCTGGCGGATCTCGTCAAAGCGAAATATTAGAACCACTTTTTCTTCATGAAATACCAGCTCATCACTACCGCGGTTACGATCGCGATGGTGACCGGTATGTAGAAACTGAAGGGGGAATGCGCGTAGGGAATGTCTACGTTCATGCCGTAGATGCTGGCCACGAGAACGGGAAGGGTAAGCACGATCGTGATGGACGTGAGGCGTTTCATCACGAAGTTGAGGTTGTTGGAAATGATGCTGGCGAAGGCATCCATGGTGCTGGAGAGGATGTTGGTGTAGATATTGGCCATTTCCAGCGCCTGGGAAGTGTCGACGATCAGGTCGTGGAGAAACTCCTTTTCGTCTTCGTTGAGGCCCATGAAATTGGTGCGTTCCAGCTTCATAAGCAGCAGTTCGTTGCTGCGCAGGGCGGTAACGAAGTATACGAGGGATTTCTGGATCCGCATGAGGTAGAGCAGCTCCTCGTTCCGGTTGGAATCGTACAATTTTTGTTCGAGCAGGTTGCGGCGCTGGTTGATTTCCTTGAGGTAATCGAGGAAGTTCATCACCACTTTCTCGAAAATCTTCAAAACCATCATGTTCCGCTTTTCGGGATGGCGGTTGTGGAAGGTGTTGAGGAATTTTTTGATGGCCGCGTTGTCGAATGAATTCACCGTCACGATCTGGTTGTGGGTGAGGATGATCACGATGGGGATGGTAATGTAATAGGCATCGCTTTCGTTGATGGAATTGTTTTCCGTCGGGGTTTTGATGACGATGAGCTTTACATTGTCTTCCAGTTCGAAACGGCTTTTTTCGTCGATGTCGAGCGAATCGGTCAAAAAGTCCAGCGGGATATCGAGGCTTTCCGACAGTTGTTCGAATTCGGACTGCTTGAGCGGCGGGGTGATATTCACCCAGGCGCCGTTGTCCGGCTCCTTGATTTCAACCGTACGGGCATCGATATTTATAAAGTACTGGATCATCCGGGCGCAAAGGTAATGGAATTAATGTACCAAAAGCCGGGGGGCTAAATTTTAATATTTCCTTCAAATACAGGCGTGGCGGGGCCGCAGAGCCAGATGTCCTCGTATTGCTGCTCGCCGGTGCGGAGGAAGCGGACTTCCAGGTGCCCGCCCAGGGTTTCGACGGGGATGGCGTACTCGCCGGCTTCCCCGGGAGCGGCTGTGAGGGCGGCCGCGGTAACGCCGGTGCCGCAGGAATACGTTTCGTCTTCCACGCCGCGCTCGTAAGTGCGCACGAAAATGCCTTTATCGATTTCCTGTACAAAGTTCACGTTGGTGCCTACGGCGGCGAAGCGGTCGTTGTAGCGGACGGCCCGGCCGTCTTCATACACGTCCACTTCCTGGATATCGGTCACGAATTGAACGTAGTGCGGGGAGCCGGTGTTGAGGTAGAAGAAGGAACCGCCGTTTTCTACCTGGTCCACGTCTTTCATTTTGAGCTCCACCCAGCCGTTGTCCCTGAATTTGGCGTCATGCTCGCCGTCTGTCGCGATAAACCGCAGGGTTTCGCCGGTGATGCCCATATGGCGGGCAAAGGCCGTGAGGCACCGGCCGCCGTTGCCGCACATGCTGCCTTCACGTCCGTCGGCGTTGTAATACTTCATCCGGAAGTCGTACCCGTCCTGGTTTTCGAGCATCATCAGCCCGTCGGCCCCGATACCGAAGCGGCGGTCGCAGAGGTGTTCGATCTGTTCGGAGGTAAGCCCGGAATAAGCGCCGTTACGGTTGTCGAGGATCACGAAATCGTTCCCTGTACCCTGGTATTTATAGAAATGAATCTGCATGATGGTGCAAAGTTACACAATACTGGCATTGGATCAAGCGGCGATGACCGGCAGCGCCGTGGCGATAAGTTTTTCCACGGCTGCGTTGCCATCCGCGCTGAATTCTCCCCGGACGCGGTTGGCCACGATGGCGCTGAGCGACAGGCAGCGGTGCCCCAGCACGCGCCCCAGGCCGTAGATCCCGGAAGTTTCCATTTCAAAATTGGTGATATGGCGGTTTTCGAAGCTGAAGGCGCCCAGCTGGTCGATCAGCTGCGGGTGGGAGAGGGCGCCCCTGAGCAGGCGGCCCTGCGGGGCATAGAAACCCGGACAGGTAACGGTGATGCCTGTATGGAACCCTTCGCCGAAGCGCTCCAGCAGTTCGGGCGCGGCTTCAAAGAGGTAAGGCCTGGCCGCATGGGGCTGGAGGCGCACCTGCCCGCGGAAGGCTTCCAGGAGCTGAAGCTCTTCGGGCGTATTGTGCCAGGTGTAATACGGCAGCAAATTATCCAGCCCGATCGCGTGCGACGATGCCACAAAAGCATCCACCGGGATATTTTCCTGCAGGGAGCCGGAGGTGCCCAGCCGTACGATGCGCAGGCTCACCAGCTCTTCTTTCACCTGTCTTGTCGCAAAATCGATGTTCACCAGGGCATCCAGCTCGTTGAGCACGATATCGATATTGTCGGTCCCGATGCCGGTAGACACCACGGAGATCCGCGTATTCCCCACAAAACCCGTATGTGTCACAAATTCGCGGTGCTGGTATTTACCTTCAATCCGGTCGAAGTGTTTGCTCACGTTTTGCACGCGTTCCGGATCACCGACGGTGATGATGGTATGCGCGATTTCTTCCGGTCTTACGTCCAGATGGTAAACGGCCCCGCGGGCGTTGAGAATCAGTTCTGATGCGGCGATTCCTGTAGACATACGTCAGTATTTTTTTATCCGTAAAGAAATATCTTGTAATCAGATTTGGCAAATATCTAAAATTTGCTACTTTTGCAGTCCATCAAAAACGGATGGCACAAAAAAAGGTACCGTGGCCGAGTGGCTAGGCAGAGGTCTGCAAAACCTCGTACAGCGGTTCGAATCCGCTCGGTACCTCTGAAAATCTTCTAAAACCCGCCTTCATGGCGGGTTTTTCTTTTTCCACATTTCCCACGCCCCACCGGATGCCGAAGCAGTTAATTTAGCCTTATTGCACGCGCCCTGCAAACATGCACCATAGATGTTACATTTGTCATTATACCGCTACTGCACTGCATTTGCGTTGTTTCGGACTCACTGGTACGGTTTCAATACAGTGTTAGTACGGTGTCAGTACTGTATCTCTACTAAGTCCCTGCTAAGACATTCCGAAAAAATCCTTTCGGAATAATACGATTTCACCTTGGCAGTCCCAGTAATCAACGCAGCAAGTGGCAAATGGTTGTCTGGTTATTACGATATGCTTTTATATTTCAAAATATTATAATGCTCGCAACGGAATGAATGTAAGCATTTGAATGCGTACAAAAATGAAGCCCATGCGCATTCGCGCACGGGCTTCCGGGGTTGAGAGTAGCATCTACCGTTGGCAGATATGATTGTTATTTAGTCGTATACACTTCGATTTCGGAAAGAAACGCTTTCTGAATGGGCCCTTCCAGCGCGGTAACCCGCAGGTAGCGCCAGGTGGCCGACGATGGCACGGGATAACTCTGGGCCGTGCGCGTGGTGGGCACAAATGCGAGGTTGTCGCGCAAAACGGTCCAGGTATTGCTATCGTTGCTGCCTTCCATCTTGAATTTCGTCATCCCGTTGGCATCGTTCTGCCGCGCGATGATTTCGACGGAAACCAGGTTGATGGCTTTTTTCATGTCCAGCGTGATGGAATGTGGGTAGGGGAGTACCGTAGGGCAGCCCTGTGAGCTCCAGTATGTCGCGGTTTTGCCGTCGAGCACGAGGTCCGCCGTGGCGGTTTCGCAGGTGGTTTCCTGGCTGGAAGCGGTAGCGCTCCAACCGGTGCGGTCGGCTTTCATCACGGTCGACTTGTCTTCAAAGAAAACGGCGTCGGCCTTGCCGCAGGCGGCGGCGATGCAGCAAGCCAGGAGATATAGATAAAGGTGGTTCTTTTGCATGCGTTACGGATTTTGGGTGAGGTTCGGGTTCACCAGGCGCTCGCGGTTGGGGATGAAGAAGATCACCCGGTTGTCGGAGGGCAGGATGGTTTGCGTGATGTTGGTGCTGGGCGTGTTGTTCAGGGAATGCGTGCCGGGGTAATTCCTTTCCAGCGCGCGGTTGTTCCTGAAAAGGTCGTAGGCCCTGTGCCCTTCGAATGCCAGTTCGAGGCGGCGTTCTTCCAGCACCGCGTCCATCACGGATTTGCCGGCGGCGGCCAGCGACGCGAGCGTGTGCAGCCCCGTTCCGGTGAGGCCCGCGCGCTGACGAAGCACGTTCAGGTCATCAACCGCCAGCTGCAATTTGGCGCCGCCCAGTTTGGCGTTCGCCTCCGCGCGGATCAGGTACATCTCCGCCAGGCGCATGTACACGGGCGAACTGAGGTTCACCAGTCCTTCCTGGTAATTGTACTTGTTGATGTAATACATGGGCGTATTCGGGTTGAGGCGCGTATTCATCCGGATATCCGCCACCGGCGCGGTATAAGGCCAGGAAAGCACCGTGCCGGCGTTGGTGTACGGGGAAATGAAGGCGTGCCGCAGGTCGCCGGGATGCTGGTCCAGCAGGGCCATGTATTCCGCGGAAGCGTAAATTTCGCCCCAGCCGGTCTGCCCTTGCCCGCCCTCGCTGAAATACATGGAACCGATGGCGCTGAAGTCGCGGTTCTCGGCTTTGGTATGGCGGATGCAGAAGATGGTCTCGCGGTTGTCTTCCGGCACGCTCCGGAAATACGTCTTGTACGCCTCGCTGTCGAGCAGGTTGTAACGCCCGGAATTGATGACGAGGTTGGCGAATTCGATGGCCTTGTCGTTGTTGCCCATATAGAGGTACACGCGGGCCAGGAGCGCCCGCGCCACTTCTTTCGACGCGAAGTTGTTGTTTTTGTTCTCGCTCATGAGCTCCGCTGCTTTCAGCAGGTCGGCCACCACCTGGTCATAGATCTCTTTCACCGAATTGCGGGAAGGCTGCTCGGTGGTAGTGGCTTCGGTAACGAGGGGCACCGCTTCGCCGGAACCGTTGCCCTGGGTATACGGCCGGCCGAAAATGCGTACCAGGTTGAAGTAGATCATGGCGCGGAGATAGAGGTTTTCCCCCTTCAGCTGCCGCATACCGGCCGAAGCGCCGTCGGGCGTGAAGGCGATCACTTTGTTGGCGGCATTCACCACTCCGTAAGATTGCTTCCATACGTTGTTGACATGCGACATGTCGACCAGGTGCGTGTAGCGGTAGGCGTTAGACAGCGCGTCGGACGACGTCTGCGCCTGCGCGATGTTATCGCCCTGGTATTCGGTGAGGAAGTGGATGGAGCGCACATAATCCGCATTTTTAAGCACGGCGTAAGTGCCGATGGTGGCGGATTTTACGTCTGCCTCGTTTTTGAGCGCGTCGTCTTCGTTTTTGGCGGTCGACGGCTCGAAGGTTTTTTGCAGGCTGTAGCCATCGACAGTGCGAGCGCGCCGGCGAGGAACAGGAAGCGGTATGTTGATTTCATTGTTCTCATTTTTAAAATCCGATGTTAACGCCCAGTAATACTTTCTTGCTGATGGGGTATTTGGTCCCGGAAACGCCTTTGGTGAAGCCGTTTGCATTCACGAAGGATACTTCGGGGTCCATACCGGAGAATTTGGTGCCGGTCCAGAGGTTGTCGCCGCTCAGGAAGATGCGCGCACTGCCGATCCTGAGCCTTTGCAGGAAGGCCTGCGGCACATCGTACCCGATCTGCACGTTGCGCAGGCGGATGTAGCTGCCGTCTTCCAGGAAGCGCGACGAAGGTTCGTTAGACGCTTTGTTGCCGCCCAGCAAGGGTTTGGGATGGGTGGCCACGTCGCCGGGCTTGCTCCAGCGGCTCCAGCCTTCCGCCAGCACCATCTGGTTGTAGCTGTCGTAGATACCGTCGGAATCAAAGAACTGGCGCGAGCTGTTGAATACCTGGTTGCCGTACATGAAGTTGAAGAACGCGTTCAGGTAAAAACCTTTGTAGCTGAACGAATTCAGCATGCCGCCGGTGAATTTGGGGGCGGAGGATGTGCCCGTATATTGCAGCGTGGCGGCGTTGTAGCTGTTGGTGTAAGTCAGGTAGGTTTTGCCGTCGGCGTCGGTTACGATCCTTTCCCATAGCGGATCTCCGTTGGCAGGGTCTACGCCGGCCCAGATGCGCATGTACCATTTGTCCATATCCTCGTTGAGGCCCACGGGCTGGTTGGTGCCGGGGTTGGCGAACTTATCGTTCCCGTTCAGCTTCGTTACCTTATTGCGGTTAAGTGCGAAGTTCAGGCTGGTTTCCCATTTGAATTCCCCCACGAGGTTCTTGGTCGTCAGGTTGATCTCCAACCCGCGGTTGCGCATCGACCCGATGTTTTCCATGATGTTGGCATAACCCGTTGTAAGCGGCAGCGGGCGCAGCATCAGGAGGGATTTGGCCTGTTTGTCGTACAGGTCCACATTCAGGTCGATCCTTTTAAACAATCCCAGCTCGATGCCGAAGTTGTTCACACGGATCTTTTCCCATGTGAGGTCGGGATTAGCTTTCTGGAAGGGGAAAGAACCGTTCAATCCCGCATAGGAGGCCGTTTGGTCGTACTGGTATAACCCGAGCGCCTGGTAGTTCTGGAGGGGAGGATTGCCCACGGTACCATGGCTGAGGCGCACTTTCAGGAAGGTGAATGTATTGTTCCCCGCAAGGAAATTCTCGTTGCTCAAAATCCAGGAACCGCCCAACTGGTAAAAGTTACCGCCGGGGTTGTTGTTCCCGAACTTGGAACTGATGTCGCGCACGAAGGAAGCCAGGAAGAAATACCGGTTATCCCAGTTGTAATCACCCTGTACCAGCCACTTCTGGAAGCTGTACTCATCCCGCCCTCCGGTGGGCGTGGATTTGGCTTCCGTAGCCGTGCTCATGGCGGTCATTCCCGCGGGCAGCCCGCGGCCCACGATGCCGTTGTTGTCGTAATAGTATTTCTCCGCTTCGCCTACGCCGAGTACCGACAGGTTATGATCGCCCCAATGGTTTTCGTACCGCAGGCGGTTGGAGCTCAGCAGCGTATTGCTGTAACGGATGTCGTGCGCGAGGTACCCCTTGTCCGCGGTCCCTTCCTTCGACCGCTGGTCCCAGTACTCGGTGGACTTGAAGTTGTAGAGGTTGACGCGGTTGTAGGTGCTGAAGGTCAGGTGCCTGGTGATGGCATAATCCAGGTTCAGGTCGCCGTTAAAGGTCATGGCGCGGTTGAACGACTGGTTATACTGCAGCGAATAAATGAAGTTATGCTGTTCGCGCCCCAGCCAGCCGGTGCCTGCGCCGAAGCGGGGAGATCCGTCGGCGTTGTAGGGCTTATCCCACGGCAGGTTGGTATATGCGCCGTACAACGTGCTGCTGTGGTGGTTATTGGCTTTTTCGTAACTGCCGTTGAGCAGTACGGCCATCTTGATTTTATCGGTCAGTTTATGGGTGATGTTGGCGCGGAAGTTATAGGCGGATTTGCTGTTGGTGAGCAGGGTGCCTTCTTCTTTGAAGTACGTGCCCGCGGTATAGAACTGCGTTTTTTCACTGCCGCCGGAAGCGGAGAGGGTATAGCTCTGCGTCATGGCGCGGCGGAAGGCGACGTCCAGCCAGTCGGTATTGGTATTGAGCACGGTGTCTGACCGGGTGGTGAACGTTTTCTGGTAATCGTACAGCTCGCGGCTGTCCATCAGTTCGAATTTCCCGAAGTCTGCTTTGTTGAAACCGGCTACGGTGTTGAATTCGATGCGGGTTTTGCCGGCTTTGCCCTGGCGGGTGGTAACGATGATCACCCCGTTGGCGGCGCGGGAACCGTAGAGCCCCGTAGCGGCGGCGTCTTTCAGAATCGTGACGGACTCTACGTCGGTGGGGTTGAACGATCCGCCGATATTGCCGTCGACCACGATGAGCGGGTTGGGGCTGCCGGCCAGGGTGCCCTGTCCGCGAATGGTGATGCTGTTGCCGGCGGCGGGATCGCCGGAACCGGAGCTCACCACCACGCCGGGCGCTTTGCCCTGGAGGAGGCTGGACAGATTGTTGCTCGTCACGTCGCGCAGCTTCTCCCGCGAAACGGTGCTCACGGCGCTGGACAGGTATTTGACGTTCTTAGACGAATATCCCACGACAGTTACACCCTCGATGTCTTTACTGGCGGGCACCAGCTGCAGGTCTACCGTAGTTTTGCCCTGCACGGCGATCTCCCGCGTTTCGAAGCCGATGTAGGAGATGACGAGGTGTGCGTCGTCGGGGATGTTGGAAATGCTGTACACGCCGTCGGAATTGGTGGTGGCGCCGCGGCCGGTGCCTTTCACCTTGATGGAAACCCCGGGCAGCGGCACCCCGCGGTCGTCGGTGATGCGGCCGGAAATATTGATGGGCGGCGGCATATCGGGCAGGATTTCCACGGGCTTGCGCGTGATCACGATCACCTTGTCTTCGATCGAATATTCGAGGAACTGCCCGCGGAGCGCTTCTTTCAGAAACGATTCCAGCGGTTGGTTGGTGGCGTTGATGTTAATGGTGGAACCATCGCGCACGAGGCTCTTGTTATAGAAGAAAACGAATCCCGTTTGCTTCTTCACGGCAGCAAAAACCTTCGACAGCGGTACGTCCCGGCCGGAGAATGTGATGGTTTGCGACAGGCTTTTCGCGCTTACGTGCATGCACACGGCAAAAAGGAAAGCGGCGGTTAGTTTCATCGTATTCACGATTGTGGTGAAGCGGCTGCTCCGGTACCTCCCGGAACCGGGCTCCGCCTTGCAGAGATTTTGGTCTGCCTCCCATTTCAGGCAACAGAAGGCATGCTTACAAAAAGTCCAAAAATTCATACTTTTGTAAAGGTTTAAGGTGGAGTAAATAAGAAGCTTGTTCCAACGGGCATTATGTTATCCTCCTGAACTTTTCCAAAGGGAAGTGGTACGAACACTTCCCTTTTTTCGTTCCTGCAGGATAATACTTTCCCATCACCGTCGTCGCCGGTGACTTTTTGAGCGTATTAACATGGCAATATTTTTCTGTTTTTGGTTGCTGTTACAAATTGCTACTGTTACACTGTTTACGGCAATACAATGAGCCGTTTGTTCTCTTCGATCCTGAATTTTATGTTGACTTTGGTTAATATCCTGATTACCTGCGACAGCTGGAGCGACTGCGGCAGTTCGCCTTCGAAGATCTGGTCGGGCACGTTGCCTTCGTAGATGATATCGATGTCGTACCATCTGGCCAGTTGACGCATTACTTCGCGCAGCGGCGCGCCTTCGAATTTGAAATACCCTGCTTTCCAGGCGGTTACCTGGTCGAGATCGGGTTGCACGATGGTCATGGCTCCGTCTGCCTGCGCGATGCGCGCCTGCTGGCCGGGCGTGAGCACCCGCGAGGCGCCGCCGTTGCGAACACGTACCGAACCTTCCAGGAGCGTGGCCTGGATGTGTTGCTCGTCCGCATAGGCGTTGATATTGAATTCGGTGCCAAGCGCCTGCACATCGGTTTTACCCTGTACGTTTACAAAGAAGGGATGCTTCGCGTCTTTGGCGACGATGAAATAGGCTTCGCCAGACATTTCCACGCGGCGTTCCGCGCCGGTGAAGGCGGTCGGGTAGCGGAGGGTGGAACCGGCGTTCATCCAGACCTTCGTGCCATCGGGCAGTACCAGCTGGAACTTGCGGCCGCGGGGCGTGGTCATGGTATTGAAGGTGATATCTTTTGCGGCGGCGTCATCGTAGGCGAGGCTGCCGTTTTGCAGGGTGATGCGGGTGCCTTGCTGGCTGGCAACGAGGCCGTTGCCGAGGGAGTCGAGCACGATTTCCTCGCCGTTGCCGAGGGTGAGGATGGCGCCTTCCTTGCCGGGGGCTACGTCGTGCGTGATGCTGGCGGTGGTTCCGGCGGGTTGTTTGCCCTTCCACAGCTTCCAGCCGTAGGGGATGGCGATGGCCAGCGCCAGTACGGCGGCGGCTGCATACCACCAGCGCATCCTGCGCACGGGAGTTGGTTCTTGTTGGTGATGAAAAAGGATCCGGTCCATGATGGCGGCTTTGGCAGCTTCGCTCATCGCCTCGCGGGGCTGCAGGTTCTCCCAGGCGTCGCGCAGGTGGGGGAAAGGGAATCCACGCCCTGCCTGTCGAGCAGATCGAGAAACGCTTCTTTCTCGGCCTCGCTGGCCTGGCCGCTCATCCAGCGGTCCAGTAATTCCTGCATTGTGGAGGGATCTTTTTGCATAGTGGTTATAATAGGGACAACGGTAAAAATAAAAAGGGGCTACCGGCCGGGAATAATTTTCACAATTTTTTTCAGAAAGATTGAAGGATGCAGATCGCCAGCAAAGTTGAAATGCGGCTGGTCACATACCTGACGATCGATTGCGTGGCGTACTGGATGTATTTTTTGACCGTTTCGCGGGAAAGTTCCATTTCCTGGGCGATTTCCTGGTATTTCTTCCCTTGCCGCCTGCTCAGGAGCCAGGCTTTCTGCTGCTGGGCGGGCAGCTGCCGGATGGCTTCTTCCACGATGTCGAGGTCGGGCTCGCGGGGCGGGGGCGTATCTTCTTCCCCCGGGCCAGTTCCCATTCCATCGCGCGCTTCCTTTCCCGCATCATCTTTTTCATGGCGTTAAGGGCATGGTTCCGGGCGATGACGAACAGGTAATTACGGAAATTCCGGACTTCAGCCAGTGCCTCGCGGCTGATCCATATCTGGAGGAAAATATCCTGCACCACTTCCTCCGCCAGCTCGCGCGACTTCGTCAGTTGCCAGATATAGGCATACAGATGGTCGGCATATTGAAGGAAAAGGTCGCGGAAGGCGGTTTCGTTCCCCCGGGCAACTTCCTGTAGCTTATCACTGATATCAACAACCTGG
Above is a genomic segment from Chitinophaga pollutisoli containing:
- a CDS encoding queuosine precursor transporter, which encodes MITNILKDKPTRVFIILAGIFVANALIAEIIGVKIFSLEGTFGMSPVNIMIFGDAYSFNMTAGVLLWPVVFIMTDIINEYFGVKGVRFLSYLTAALIAFAFIVFYIAIRLEPAAFFVTSKAEAGVPDMDAAYGQILGQGSMIIIASLTAFLLGQLVDVFTFHKIKKMTGEGKIWLRATGSTLVSQLIDSFVVLFCAFHLFPILTGQKGQAWPLGLVISVCIINYIYKFTVAIVLTPVIYWVHGIIERYLGHDLAAEMKRAAMNR
- a CDS encoding NUDIX domain-containing protein, translated to MSQFTVRVYGILFNEKKQVLVSDEYIRGGYYTKFPGGGLEFGEGTLECIVREWKEEVNQDVEVVEHIYTTDFFQISAFDNVNQIISIYYLLKAVSPFVAPLLERPFGFEIPEGASQVEGLRWVDWEDFSSATVSLPIDKVLADLVKAKY
- a CDS encoding magnesium transporter CorA family protein, whose product is MIQYFINIDARTVEIKEPDNGAWVNITPPLKQSEFEQLSESLDIPLDFLTDSLDIDEKSRFELEDNVKLIVIKTPTENNSINESDAYYITIPIVIILTHNQIVTVNSFDNAAIKKFLNTFHNRHPEKRNMMVLKIFEKVVMNFLDYLKEINQRRNLLEQKLYDSNRNEELLYLMRIQKSLVYFVTALRSNELLLMKLERTNFMGLNEDEKEFLHDLIVDTSQALEMANIYTNILSSTMDAFASIISNNLNFVMKRLTSITIVLTLPVLVASIYGMNVDIPYAHSPFSFYIPVTIAIVTAVVMSWYFMKKKWF
- the dapF gene encoding diaminopimelate epimerase; the encoded protein is MQIHFYKYQGTGNDFVILDNRNGAYSGLTSEQIEHLCDRRFGIGADGLMMLENQDGYDFRMKYYNADGREGSMCGNGGRCLTAFARHMGITGETLRFIATDGEHDAKFRDNGWVELKMKDVDQVENGGSFFYLNTGSPHYVQFVTDIQEVDVYEDGRAVRYNDRFAAVGTNVNFVQEIDKGIFVRTYERGVEDETYSCGTGVTAAALTAAPGEAGEYAIPVETLGGHLEVRFLRTGEQQYEDIWLCGPATPVFEGNIKI
- a CDS encoding nucleoside phosphorylase, whose translation is MSTGIAASELILNARGAVYHLDVRPEEIAHTIITVGDPERVQNVSKHFDRIEGKYQHREFVTHTGFVGNTRISVVSTGIGTDNIDIVLNELDALVNIDFATRQVKEELVSLRIVRLGTSGSLQENIPVDAFVASSHAIGLDNLLPYYTWHNTPEELQLLEAFRGQVRLQPHAARPYLFEAAPELLERFGEGFHTGITVTCPGFYAPQGRLLRGALSHPQLIDQLGAFSFENRHITNFEMETSGIYGLGRVLGHRCLSLSAIVANRVRGEFSADGNAAVEKLIATALPVIAA
- a CDS encoding discoidin domain-containing protein, with product MQKNHLYLYLLACCIAAACGKADAVFFEDKSTVMKADRTGWSATASSQETTCETATADLVLDGKTATYWSSQGCPTVLPYPHSITLDMKKAINLVSVEIIARQNDANGMTKFKMEGSNDSNTWTVLRDNLAFVPTTRTAQSYPVPSSATWRYLRVTALEGPIQKAFLSEIEVYTTK
- a CDS encoding RagB/SusD family nutrient uptake outer membrane protein, with the translated sequence MQTASPKAFPGPNTPSARKYYWALTSDFKNENNEINIPLPVPRRRARTVDGYSLQKTFEPSTAKNEDDALKNEADVKSATIGTYAVLKNADYVRSIHFLTEYQGDNIAQAQTSSDALSNAYRYTHLVDMSHVNNVWKQSYGVVNAANKVIAFTPDGASAGMRQLKGENLYLRAMIYFNLVRIFGRPYTQGNGSGEAVPLVTEATTTEQPSRNSVKEIYDQVVADLLKAAELMSENKNNNFASKEVARALLARVYLYMGNNDKAIEFANLVINSGRYNLLDSEAYKTYFRSVPEDNRETIFCIRHTKAENRDFSAIGSMYFSEGGQGQTGWGEIYASAEYMALLDQHPGDLRHAFISPYTNAGTVLSWPYTAPVADIRMNTRLNPNTPMYYINKYNYQEGLVNLSSPVYMRLAEMYLIRAEANAKLGGAKLQLAVDDLNVLRQRAGLTGTGLHTLASLAAAGKSVMDAVLEERRLELAFEGHRAYDLFRNNRALERNYPGTHSLNNTPSTNITQTILPSDNRVIFFIPNRERLVNPNLTQNP